In the Commensalibacter nepenthis genome, TCTTTGAAAATACGAACTTGCTCAATCGCATTTTGTCCTGTTGTCGCATCCAACACCAATAAAACGGAATGCGGAGCCGTCTCATCAAACTTCCGCATAACACGGATGATTTTAGCCAGCTCTTCCATCAATGCAGATTTATTATGTAAACGACCCGCCGTATCAACAAATAATAAATCTGCACCCTCATTCTTCGCACGCTTTAATGCTTCAAACGCCAATCCCGCAGCATCCGCACCAGGTTTGCCAGAAATCACAGGGGCACCAACACGATTTCCCCAAATTTGTAATTGTTCAACCGCAGCAGCACGGAACGTATCCCCTGCCACCATCATTGTTTTTAGTCCTTGATCGCCAAAAAACTTGGCCATTTTACCAATCGTTGTCGTTTTTCCAGTGCCATTTACCCCAACCATCAAGACAACATGAGGTTTCAACTCTGGATTAGGTTTAAAAGAAACCGTTACAGGTTGTAAAACTTTTGCAATTTCTTTGGCCAACGCATCTTTGATTTCTGTATCTGTAACTTCAGCTCCGAAACGTGTTTTACGAAAAGTCTCAATTACATTTTCCGCAACCTCTGGACCAAAATCAGCTGCAATCAAAACTTCCTCTAATTGCTCCAAAGATTCTTCATCTAGTCGGCGTTTTGTAAAAACAGAAGTAAGGTTTGTTCCTAGTTTTTGTGTTGAACGGGATAAACCTTCTTTTAACCGTGAAAAAAAACCGAGTGCCATTTATCTTCTTTCCACTATGATACCATCAGAATTGCCCGAAATTACATGGGCAGAAATTATTTCACCTGGAGTTGCCAACTCCCCTTGCAAAGTTGCAAACGCAAACTGTTCAGAGTGACCACGATCTGGTGTTTCCATTAATATATGAACTTCTTTACCAATCAATGATTCATGAAAAATTGTTGATGAATGAACACCCAATTCTCTTAATTTTGCCGCTCTTTCCTTACGCACAGTAACCGCAACTGCGGGCATTTGTGCTGCTGGCGTATCTTTACGCTCGCTATAGGGGAACACGTGTAAATAAGGAAAGGCTTGTGCTTTTAAGAAATCATAGGTTTCTTGGAAATAACCATCATCTTCGGTTGGAAACCCTGCAATAATATCTACGCTTAAGCCAATATCAGGACGGACAGAGCGTAATTTTTGAACCAACTGATCCACATCTGCGGTCAGATGACGACGTTTCATGCGTTTTAAAATCATATCTGATCCTGCTTGAACAGATAAATGCAAATGAGGCATTAATCGAGGCTCTGTTGCCAACAATTCCCATAATGTCTCATCAAAACCAATAGGATCAATTGAGGATAACCTTAACCGTTGTAACCCTGGCACGGTTTTTAAAACAGCCTTACATAAATCCCCCAGAGCCAATTGATCGTCTTGATCACTTTTCCAAGAGGCAATATCAACCCCAGTTAAGACAACTTCTTTATAATCTTTCTCAACCAACGCTCTGGCTTGATCGATAACACCTGAAATCGTAACAGAACGTGAAGGTCCACGACCAAAAGGAATCACACAAAAAGTACAACGATGATCGCATCCTTGTTGAACTTGCACAAAAGCCCTTGTTCTGCCTGTAAATTCAGTGACAACTTGAGCAGCTGTTTGTTTAACAGACATAATATCGGATACTTGATGACCTGAAGCAATTGCCTCATTTGTCCAATTTTCTGCCTGTAATTTATCTTCATTCCCCAAGACCTGAACCACACCAGGAAGCTCTGACCATTTTTGAGGGTTTAATTGTGCAGCACATCCTGTGACCACAATGCGCTTTTGGTCATCTTGACGATTTAAACGTCGAATGGCTTGTCGTGCTTGGCGTTCTGCCTCGGCAGTTACCGCACACGTATTCACAACAACAACATCCCCCAACCCGTCTGCGTACTGTCCCATTACTTCACTTTCATAACGGTTTAAACGACAGCCAAAGGTCAGAATTTCAGGTTTTTGCGGTGTCTTATCGCTCATAAAGGATAATTACCCAAATCAAATTGACCTGTGAATGAAAAATGAACAGCACCCGTCATAAGCACATTGTTGGTTTCTTCATCCCATTCAATAATGAGGTTACCACCATCCATTTTGACTTCGCAATAACGATCAGCAAACCCACGACGCACGGCATTCACCACAGAAGCACACGCCCCAGACCCACAAGCCAACGTCAATCCAGCCCCACGTTCCCAAACACGCACGCGCATGCTTTGACGATCCAACATTTGCACGAAACCAATATTCGCACCTTCGGCAAACAAAGGATCTTTTTCCAGCATCTTTCCGGAAAATATAGGATCAACAGTTGATAAATCTTCAACAAAGAATGTCGCATGAGGATTTCCCATAGACACTGCTGCTGGGTCACCAGATAAAGGTAAATTCAATGTATCCACATCACGAGATAATGGAATTTCTTGCCATTTCGTTCTGGGGTGTCCCATATTGACTTTCATCGTATGGTCATCAATGATTTCAACTGGCAATAAGCCTGCATTCGTTTGTAAGATAAATTTCTTACGTTGATATTTATGATGCAACCAGCCAGCAACACAACGTGACCCATTGCCACATGCACCAGCTTCATCACCACCCTCGTTAAAAAACTGGACATAAATATCAGCGTTGCTGTCCTTTGGTTTAGAAAGAACGATTAATTGATCACAACCAATCCCATAACGACGATCACATAATATTTTGATTCGACGTTCACTCAATTCAATATTATGAATAGAATTATCGATAATGACAAAATCATTGCCAATACCATGCATTTTATAAAAAGGAATGTTCATTATTCTTCTAAATACAGTTATAGACTATAAATTCAATTTACCAACAAATTATAAAAAGCGCTAACTTTTTACATCATGAACCACTTAAAAGATTTTCATCCGCGATCTTTCGACATTGCAAGCAACGAAAGTGACCTTCAATATTATACAAAGCACTCTGTTCCTCCTATGCTGGATCAAGGTGGTTATAAGGCAGTCGAAGCCTTATATCACACTCTGATACAAGAAAGCGATACTATTCTTGACCTAATGTGTGGTGCGGACAGCCATTTACCAACAAATGCGACCTATCAAAACCTCATTGGTATTGATTTAAATCCGCAAGCATTAAAAGAAAATACTGCCCTAACTCGCAAAATTACACAAGATATTAACGATAAAACAGATCTGCCTTTGAAAGATAATAGCGTTGATTATCTTTGTTTATGCTGTGTATTTGAATATCTGCGTCATCCGTTTGCCACACTAGAGGAATGCTTACGCATCTTAAAACCTAGTGGTCGGATCATTATTTCTTTTACCACCCGATTTTTGCCTTTACGTGCCACGGCTTTGTGGCAAGCGTTAGAGAGTCAAGATCGTCAAGGGTTGGTCAAAGTATTGTTGACCCGCGCAGGCTTTACCGACTGCGACCAAGGTGAAGTCTATCCACCCGAAGATCAAAGCGTGTGGAAAGATCCGATTTATAGTGTGGTGGCGAGGAAAGCTTAAAACTCATATTATGAAAATGTAAGAATTGATCGCGTTGTTTACAGTGATATGGAATATTACTGTAAACAACGCGATCAATTCTTACAAATAAGAAAAGCTCTTTTTAATCAGGGCTTTTCTTTTGTTCAATATTTATTTAGCGTTGGGATATTCTGTGCATAACAAACGATAAGGTGCTTCGTCCTCTTCAATTTTTGGAAAACGCCCCATTTCTTCATAAAAACGATTATCATGTTCATCATCATTACACATGGAAACTTCGCCAAGTAAAACAGGCCCCGTTCCTTTTTTAATCTCAAAATCATGATACATATAAGGATAAACAGTAATGCTTTCCCCTGGTGTTAATTTGACCTGAGAACCTGCTGGAACTTCTCTTTCACGACCATCACAGTGAACTTTGACTGGATTGACTTTATCCAATTCTCCATCTTTGGTAGAATTATACACACGAATTAAGACATTCCCACCACCACGATTAATAATGTCTTCCATCTTGTTCCAATGGAAATGCATAGGGGAATATTGACTTTCTTCTAAATAAAGTAATTTCTCTGCATATGTTTTCGTATATTTTTTATTTTTTAAATTACCATTCCGTAATGTTATTAATGAAAAGCCAATCTTGTTAAAATCCCCTTTGCCATAATCTGTGACATCCCAGCCTAATAAATTATCGCGAATCTCATCATATTCATGGTTTTTATCCGCCCAATCTTTGGGGGTAAAATGACAAAATGGTGGCAAAGAAAAGCCAACTTTTTCAATCATTCCTTCCATTGCTTTGATCGCACGATTAATTTCTGAGCGTTTCATTGGGGTTACTCCTTGATATTTCTTTAAAAAAAACTTATTATGTAGTAATATCTACAAAATAATTTAATCTATCACATTTTGGCAAAATCGATTATACACAAAAAAGCCAAAATATTTCATATGACATCTCAGGTTTTAATGTATTTGACTGCTCCCACCCATAATCCTGCTTTTGCATTTGACGATCACCTCTCCTTGGATCATCACTTTTATCATAGTGACTCATCCACTTATGTCTCTCTTTTCTTAAATTTTAAGAATAAATAAACTTTATCGGATTTTTAGATGCCGTTTACACAAATTAATTCCTCACTTGCTCACGCTCTTGAAAATAAGGGTTACAAATCATTAACCCCCGTTCAGCAAGCTGTTTTAGAACAACAAGATCCTCATCAAGATCTGTTGGTTTCTGCACAAACAGGATCAGGAAAAACCGTAGCTTATGGTATTGCTATGGCCCCAACTCTTTTGGGAAACAAAACACATTTTAATGCACCCAGTGCACCTCAAGCGCTGATTATTGCGCCTACCCGTGAGCTTGCGCTACAAGTTCATCAAGAGCTTACTTGGCTCTATGCAGATACAAATGCAAAAATTATTACTTGTATTGGTGGAATGAACGTTCGCAAAGAATCTTTTGCATTGGAACGTGGATGCCATATTGTGGTTGGAACACCAGGTCGTTTATGTGACCATGTTCGTCGTCGTCACCTAGATTTATCTGACCTAAAAGTGATGGTTCTAGATGAAGCTGATGAAATGCTTGATCTTGGTTTCCGTGACGAGCTAGAGGAATTATTATCTGCTTGTGCGAATGAACACAGAACGTTGTTATTCTCTGCAACCATTGATAAAGCAATTGAATCATTAGCAAAACGTTATCAAAATAATGCCATTCGTATTAATACTGTTTCAACTGCACAACATATCGATATTGAATACCATGCGGTTGTGACACACCCCAAAGAGGTCGATAACGCCGTTGTCAACTTATTACGATATATTGACAGCCCAACAGCAATGGTGTTTTGTGCAACTCGCGAATTAGTCCGCCATATGCAATCTGCTTTGATTGAACGTGGATTCTCTTGTGCTGCTTTATCTGGTGATTTGGGACAAGAAGAACGTACCCAAGCTATTAAAAGCCTGCGCACAGGTCAAGTTCGCGTTTGTGTCGCAACCGACGTTGCAGCACGTGGTCTAGATTTACCCACACTAGATTTAGTTATTCATGCAAGTTTGCCAACCAATCATGCAACCTTACTTCATCGTTCAGGACGTA is a window encoding:
- the mtaB gene encoding tRNA (N(6)-L-threonylcarbamoyladenosine(37)-C(2))-methylthiotransferase MtaB, producing the protein MSDKTPQKPEILTFGCRLNRYESEVMGQYADGLGDVVVVNTCAVTAEAERQARQAIRRLNRQDDQKRIVVTGCAAQLNPQKWSELPGVVQVLGNEDKLQAENWTNEAIASGHQVSDIMSVKQTAAQVVTEFTGRTRAFVQVQQGCDHRCTFCVIPFGRGPSRSVTISGVIDQARALVEKDYKEVVLTGVDIASWKSDQDDQLALGDLCKAVLKTVPGLQRLRLSSIDPIGFDETLWELLATEPRLMPHLHLSVQAGSDMILKRMKRRHLTADVDQLVQKLRSVRPDIGLSVDIIAGFPTEDDGYFQETYDFLKAQAFPYLHVFPYSERKDTPAAQMPAVAVTVRKERAAKLRELGVHSSTIFHESLIGKEVHILMETPDRGHSEQFAFATLQGELATPGEIISAHVISGNSDGIIVERR
- a CDS encoding class I SAM-dependent methyltransferase; this encodes MNHLKDFHPRSFDIASNESDLQYYTKHSVPPMLDQGGYKAVEALYHTLIQESDTILDLMCGADSHLPTNATYQNLIGIDLNPQALKENTALTRKITQDINDKTDLPLKDNSVDYLCLCCVFEYLRHPFATLEECLRILKPSGRIIISFTTRFLPLRATALWQALESQDRQGLVKVLLTRAGFTDCDQGEVYPPEDQSVWKDPIYSVVARKA
- the dapF gene encoding diaminopimelate epimerase, producing MNIPFYKMHGIGNDFVIIDNSIHNIELSERRIKILCDRRYGIGCDQLIVLSKPKDSNADIYVQFFNEGGDEAGACGNGSRCVAGWLHHKYQRKKFILQTNAGLLPVEIIDDHTMKVNMGHPRTKWQEIPLSRDVDTLNLPLSGDPAAVSMGNPHATFFVEDLSTVDPIFSGKMLEKDPLFAEGANIGFVQMLDRQSMRVRVWERGAGLTLACGSGACASVVNAVRRGFADRYCEVKMDGGNLIIEWDEETNNVLMTGAVHFSFTGQFDLGNYPL
- a CDS encoding DEAD/DEAH box helicase, yielding MPFTQINSSLAHALENKGYKSLTPVQQAVLEQQDPHQDLLVSAQTGSGKTVAYGIAMAPTLLGNKTHFNAPSAPQALIIAPTRELALQVHQELTWLYADTNAKIITCIGGMNVRKESFALERGCHIVVGTPGRLCDHVRRRHLDLSDLKVMVLDEADEMLDLGFRDELEELLSACANEHRTLLFSATIDKAIESLAKRYQNNAIRINTVSTAQHIDIEYHAVVTHPKEVDNAVVNLLRYIDSPTAMVFCATRELVRHMQSALIERGFSCAALSGDLGQEERTQAIKSLRTGQVRVCVATDVAARGLDLPTLDLVIHASLPTNHATLLHRSGRTGRAGRKGVCALIVPNSQRNRAEQLLRKAKVAATWEIAPSITAIREKDNERLLNHPSLLNSKEILGEDQALIDQLASQFSTADLANAVISLYRSTIPNPEEITPISLENRRSSGSDRERSRDGRSRDRDGRSDSHSFESGSWYEMPVGRSDNADPKWLIPMLCKIANIQKKDIGSIRISDRATKFEIAADKVADFNKSISRIKDDEVQISPSTPVAPSEGRREGGYKGRGGSDRRRDGGGGNGRSGYGGGRGRDKERGERGAETGERRERSGSGGRGRSEGERSGKRRPSAAAPSAARGSASSSRKRRK
- a CDS encoding D-lyxose/D-mannose family sugar isomerase encodes the protein MKRSEINRAIKAMEGMIEKVGFSLPPFCHFTPKDWADKNHEYDEIRDNLLGWDVTDYGKGDFNKIGFSLITLRNGNLKNKKYTKTYAEKLLYLEESQYSPMHFHWNKMEDIINRGGGNVLIRVYNSTKDGELDKVNPVKVHCDGREREVPAGSQVKLTPGESITVYPYMYHDFEIKKGTGPVLLGEVSMCNDDEHDNRFYEEMGRFPKIEEDEAPYRLLCTEYPNAK
- the ftsY gene encoding signal recognition particle-docking protein FtsY, with protein sequence MALGFFSRLKEGLSRSTQKLGTNLTSVFTKRRLDEESLEQLEEVLIAADFGPEVAENVIETFRKTRFGAEVTDTEIKDALAKEIAKVLQPVTVSFKPNPELKPHVVLMVGVNGTGKTTTIGKMAKFFGDQGLKTMMVAGDTFRAAAVEQLQIWGNRVGAPVISGKPGADAAGLAFEALKRAKNEGADLLFVDTAGRLHNKSALMEELAKIIRVMRKFDETAPHSVLLVLDATTGQNAIEQVRIFKEMVDVSGLVITKLDGTARGGIVIALAQQFQLPIHAVGVGEKAEDLRDFSAEEFAAGLVGNTNVEVSTTEVVEEKNPE